From one Pogoniulus pusillus isolate bPogPus1 chromosome 37, bPogPus1.pri, whole genome shotgun sequence genomic stretch:
- the RCC1 gene encoding regulator of chromosome condensation, giving the protein MRAELRGQRPAAEQRWECGGARGRRGTMPRKRAAKSTEPEEDSLGSKKVKVCHPSHRTQPGLVLTLGQGDVGQLGLGEDVMERKKPALVPLPELTVQAEAGGMHTVCLSQSGKIYTFGCNDEGALGRDTSAEGSEMTPGLVELQEKVVQVSAGDSHTAALTEDGRVFVWGSFRDNNGVIGLLEPMQTSAVPVPLQLPAPVLKIASGNDHLVMLTVDGDLFTCGCGEQGQLGRVPEVFANRGGRKGLQRLLQPQRVPVRGRAGRGRTRFQDAFCGAYFTFALSRQGQVYGFGLSNYHQLGTQGTEPCFSPQNLTCFKNSTKSWVGFSGGQHHTVCVDSEGRAYSLGRAEYGRLGLGTGAQERSSPTAIAELPSIASVACGASVGYAVSTDGRAFAWGMGTNYQLGTGEEEDIWSPVEMTGKQLENRVVMAVSSGGQHTVLLVRDKQQS; this is encoded by the exons ATGCGCGCTGAGCTGCGGGGGCAGCGGCCGGCGGCGGAGCAGCGGTGGGAGTGTGGCGGGGCCCGAGGTCGGCGG GGCACCATGCCGAGGAAGCGAGCGGCGAAGAGCACCGAGCCCGAGGAAGATTCTCTGGGGAGCAAGAAGGTTAAAG TTTGCCACCCCTCCCACCGCACGCAGCCCGGGCTGGTGCTGACGCTGGGGCAGGGCGATGTTGGCCAGCTGGGCCTGGGCGAGGACGTGATGGAGAGGAAGAAGCCAGCCCTGGTGCCGCTGCCGGAGCTGACGGTGCAGGCGGAGGCCGGGGGCATGCACACTGTGTGCCTCAGCCAGAGTGGCAAG ATCTACACTTTTGGCTGCAATGACGAAGGTGCCCTGGGGCGCGACACCTCCGCAGAGGGCTCGGAGATGACGCCAGGGCtggtggagctgcaggagaaggtggTGCAGGTGTCGGCGGGGGACAGCCACACGGCTGCGCTGACTGAGGACGGCAGAGTCTTTGTCTGGGGTTCCTTCAGG GACAACAATGGGGTGATCGGGCTGCTGGAGCCCATGCAGACCAGCGCCGTGCCTGTGCcgctgcagctccctgcgccCGTGCTTAAGATCGCCTCAG ggAACGACCACTTGGTGATGCTGACGGTGGACGGAGACCTCTTCACGTGCGGCTGCGGCGAGCAGGGCCAGCTGGGCAGGGTGCCAGAGGTGTTTGCCAACCGCGGAGGAAGGAAAGGGCTGC AGCGCCTGCTGCAGCCGCAGCGCGTCCCGGTGCGGGGCAGGGCCGGCCGGGGCCGGACGCGCTTCCAGGACGCCTTCTGCGGCGCCTACTTCACCTTCGCCCTCTCGCGCCAGGGGCAGGTCTACGGCTTCGGCCTCTCCAACTACCACCAGCTGG GCACCCAGGGCACCGAGCCCTGCTTCTCCCCGCAGAACCTGACGTGCTTCAAGAACTCCACCAAGTCCTGGGTGGGCTTCTCTGGTGGGCAGCACCACACAGTCTGCGTTGACTCCGAGG gcagggcctacagcctgggcagggcagagtatgggcggctggggctgggcaccgGGGCACAGGAGCGCAGCAGCCCCACGGCCATcgcagagctgcccagcatcGCCTCCGTGGCCTGCGGCGCGTCGGTCGGCTATGCCGTCAGCACTGATG GACGAGCCTTTGCCTGGGGCATGGGCACCAACtaccagctgggcacaggggaggaggaggacatcTGGAGCCCGGTGGAGATGAcagggaagcagctggagaACCGCGTGGTGATGGCGGTGTCGAGCGGGGGGCAGCACACGGTGCTGCTAGTCAGggacaagcagcagagctga